The Novosphingobium kaempferiae genome includes a window with the following:
- a CDS encoding phosphotransferase enzyme family protein codes for MLTATQERPETTAAGLVAHSVLDAHALAREVAARYDLPEGVRASLLFRGMNDVYVITAGGRRWALRVWRGTWRGLDEVENELSFLNFLRSRDFPASFPVPLRDGSWYFTLQAPEALRAVALYEWAPGVKVFDRHTPETAAEVGRLLARMHVLGRDYVPAHPIDLSRGHLMEHLPDLLELVADRGTEARDYAAFAPKVQAVLDDLGQYDLPVGACHGDLHPSNAHVDEDGRITVLDFDGCGGGYLLKDIANYVFGSDFYGFAPELGQAFVAGYNEVRPMTADETRLLDFFVFVKTFQLAAGISHNVNSVGRASLRFRGLDWFAAQVRKGMERHADLLGD; via the coding sequence ATGCTGACCGCCACGCAAGAGCGCCCCGAAACCACCGCGGCGGGCCTCGTCGCGCATTCGGTGCTCGACGCCCATGCGCTCGCCCGCGAGGTCGCGGCGCGCTACGATCTTCCCGAGGGAGTGCGGGCCTCGCTGCTGTTCCGGGGCATGAATGACGTCTACGTCATCACCGCCGGCGGCCGCCGCTGGGCGCTGCGCGTGTGGCGCGGGACATGGCGCGGGCTGGACGAAGTGGAGAACGAACTATCGTTCCTCAACTTCCTGAGATCGCGTGATTTTCCGGCATCCTTCCCGGTGCCGCTGCGTGACGGGAGCTGGTACTTCACGCTGCAGGCGCCCGAGGCCCTGCGCGCGGTGGCGCTCTACGAGTGGGCGCCGGGCGTCAAGGTGTTCGACCGCCACACCCCGGAAACCGCTGCCGAAGTCGGCCGCCTGCTGGCGCGGATGCACGTCCTTGGCCGCGACTACGTGCCCGCGCATCCGATCGACCTCAGCCGCGGGCACCTGATGGAGCATCTGCCGGACCTGCTCGAACTCGTCGCCGACCGGGGCACGGAAGCGCGGGATTACGCGGCTTTCGCGCCGAAGGTGCAGGCCGTCCTCGACGATCTCGGACAGTACGACCTGCCCGTCGGGGCCTGCCACGGCGACCTTCATCCCAGCAATGCCCACGTCGACGAGGACGGGCGCATCACCGTGCTCGACTTCGACGGATGCGGCGGCGGCTATCTGCTGAAGGACATCGCGAACTACGTGTTCGGCAGCGATTTCTACGGTTTTGCGCCGGAACTCGGGCAGGCCTTCGTCGCCGGATACAACGAAGTGCGGCCGATGACGGCGGACGAGACGCGCCTGCTGGACTTCTTCGTCTTCGTGAAGACGTTCCAGCTGGCGGCGGGAATTTCGCACAACGTCAACTCGGTCGGCCGGGCCTCGCTGCGCTTCCGGGGGCTCGACTGGTTCGCCGCGCAAGTTCGCAAGGGCATGGAAAGGCACGCCGATCTGCTTGGCGATTAA
- a CDS encoding alpha/beta hydrolase, with protein MVHDLRAQVTQEIDRHFVRIAEGQVHYRSLPAEPGAGAQRPLVMLHLSPASSRSLEPLMLALREAGHAGPILAPDTLGNGDSARPAHADADIAYFADSMVRMADALGLAAFDLYGSHTGARIACEIAASRPDRVGALVLSGITEYDAATQALYTESYVPRVEPDEYGRQMVWGFHFVRDQHLFAPYFRREAAFRLAKDVPPPEVLHEGALDILKALDTYHIPYLAAFAYPTRARAALVRSPALLMQPEWGPPKLNQAAAEIAALMPEGRVSAPTGGLDGYAAEVAAFLAASAASLPIGETIPC; from the coding sequence GTGGTTCATGATCTCCGCGCGCAAGTGACGCAGGAGATCGACCGCCACTTCGTCCGCATCGCCGAAGGGCAGGTGCATTACCGCAGCCTGCCCGCGGAGCCGGGTGCGGGGGCGCAGCGTCCGCTGGTGATGCTGCACCTCTCGCCTGCGTCCTCGCGCAGCCTCGAGCCGCTGATGCTGGCGCTGCGCGAGGCGGGGCACGCCGGGCCGATCCTGGCGCCGGACACGCTGGGCAACGGCGATTCCGCGCGGCCCGCCCATGCCGATGCGGACATCGCCTACTTCGCCGACAGCATGGTGCGCATGGCCGATGCGCTGGGCCTTGCCGCCTTCGACCTCTACGGATCGCACACCGGCGCGCGCATCGCCTGCGAGATCGCGGCCTCGCGCCCCGATCGCGTCGGCGCGCTCGTGCTGAGCGGGATCACCGAATACGACGCCGCCACGCAGGCGCTCTATACCGAGAGCTACGTGCCGCGCGTGGAGCCCGACGAATATGGCCGCCAGATGGTCTGGGGCTTCCATTTCGTGCGCGACCAGCACCTCTTCGCGCCCTATTTCAGGCGCGAGGCGGCGTTCCGGCTGGCCAAGGACGTTCCGCCGCCCGAAGTGCTGCACGAAGGTGCGCTGGACATCCTCAAGGCGCTCGACACCTACCATATCCCCTACCTCGCTGCCTTCGCCTACCCCACCCGTGCGCGGGCCGCGCTGGTGCGGTCGCCCGCGCTGCTGATGCAGCCGGAGTGGGGGCCGCCCAAGCTCAACCAGGCGGCCGCCGAGATCGCCGCGCTCATGCCGGAAGGGCGGGTTTCCGCGCCGACCGGCGGGCTGGACGGCTACGCGGCCGAAGTCGCCGCCTTCCTAGCCGCCAGCGCGGCGAGCCTGCCTATCGGAGAAACCATTCCATGCTGA